A stretch of Saccharomyces cerevisiae S288C chromosome IV, complete sequence DNA encodes these proteins:
- the ASM4 gene encoding FG-nucleoporin ASM4 (FG-nucleoporin component of central core of nuclear pore complex (NPC); contributes directly to nucleocytoplasmic transport; induces membrane tubulation, which may contribute to nuclear pore assembly; ASM4 has a paralog, NUP53, that arose from the whole genome duplication) has product MFGIRSGNNNGGFTNLTSQAPQTTQMFQSQSQLQPQPQPQPQQQQQHLQFNGSSDASSLRFGNSLSNTVNANNYSSNIGNNSINNNNIKNGTNNISQHGQGNNPSWVNNPKKRFTPHTVIRRKTTKQNSSSDINQNDDSSSMNATMRNFSKQNQDSKHNERNKSAANNDINSLLSNFNDIPPSVTLQDWQREDEFGSIPSLTTQFVTDKYTAKKTNRSAYDSKNTPNVFDKDSYVRIANIEQNHLDNNYNTAETNNKVHETSSKSSSLSAIIVFGYPESISNELIEHFSHFGHIMEDFQVLRLGRGINPNTFRIFHNHDTGCDENDSTVNKSITLKGRNNESNNKKYPIFTGESWVKLTYNSPSSALRALQENGTIFRGSLIGCIPYSKNAVEQLAGCKIDNVDDIGEFNVSMYQNSSTSSTSNTPSPPNVIITDGTLLREDDNTPAGHAGNPTNISSPIVANSPNKRLDVIDGKLPFMQNAGPNSNIPNLLRNLESKMRQQEAKYRNNEPAGFTHKLSNWLFGWNDL; this is encoded by the coding sequence ATGTTTGGAATACGTTCAGGCAATAATAACGGTGGATTTACTAACCTCACGTCGCAAGCACCACAGACAACCCAGATGTTTCAATCGCAATCACAGTTGCAGCCACAACCGCAACCGCAAccacaacaacagcagcaacacTTGCAATTCAATGGATCATCCGATGCAAGTTCTTTACGATTTGGAAACTCACTTTCCAATACTGTAAACGCCAATAACTATAGTAGTAATATCGGTAACAATAgcatcaacaacaacaacattAAAAACGGCACAAATAACATAAGCCAACATGGCCAAGGGAATAATCCTAGCTGGGTGAATAATCCTAAAAAGAGATTCACTCCTCATACGGTGATAAGAAGGAAGACAACAAAGcaaaattcttcttctgacATCAACCAGAATGATGATTCATCTTCTATGAACGCTACTATGAGAAATTTCAGTAAGCAAAATCAAGATTCCAAGcataatgaaagaaataagTCTGCGGCAAATAATGACATCAATTCTCTGTTGTCAAATTTTAACGATATTCCACCCTCCGTTACTTTACAGGATTGGCAACGCGAGGATGAATTCGGTTCTATTCCATCATTAACAACTCAGTTTGTTACCGACAAATACACGGcgaagaaaacaaatagGTCAGCTTATGATTCCAAAAATACTCCAAATGTTTTTGATAAAGACTCTTATGTTAGAATAGCAAACATTGAACAGAACCATTTAGATAATAATTACAACACCGCCGAAACAAACAATAAAGTCCATGAAACATCTTCCAAGTCTTCTAGTTTGAGCGCAATTATCGTATTTGGCTATCCTGAATCAATTTCCAATGAATTGATTGAACACTTCTCCCATTTCGGTCATATTATGGAAGACTTTCAAGTATTGCGATTGGGTCGCGGGATTAACCCCAACACCTTCAGAATATTCCATAATCATGATACAGGCTGTGATGAAAACGATTCTACTGTTAATAAATCTATTACTTTAAAAGGCAGAAATAATGAGTCgaataacaaaaaatatcCAATATTTACTGGTGAAAGTTGGGTCAAACTCACTTATAATTCTCCATCTTCTGCTTTGAGAGCACTGCAGGAAAATGGAACCATATTTCGCGGTTCTTTGATTGGTTGCATCccatattcaaaaaatgcgGTGGAGCAATTAGCTGGCTGCAAAATTGATAATGTCGACGACATTGGAGAATTCAACGTTTCTATGTATCAAAATTCCTCCACATCGTCGACATCTAATACACCATCCCCACCAAACGTAATAATAACTGATGGCACTCTTCTGAGGGAAGACGATAATACTCCTGCCGGTCATGCTGGTAATCcaacaaatatttcaagTCCAATAGTAGCAAATTCTCCGAATAAGCGGCTGGATGTAATAGATGGCAAATTGCCATTCATGCAAAATGCAGGACCGAATTCGAATATTCCTAATCTGTTGCGAAACCTAGAATCGAAAATGCGTCAGCAAGAAGCGAAATACAGAAATAATGAACCTGCTGGTTTTACGCACAAACTGAGTAATTGGTTATTTGGTTGGAATGACCTATAA
- the LUC7 gene encoding Luc7p (Essential protein associated with the U1 snRNP complex; splicing factor involved in recognition of 5' splice site; contains two zinc finger motifs; N-terminal zinc finger binds pre-mRNA; relocalizes to the cytosol in response to hypoxia) — MSTMSTPAAEQRKLVEQLMGRDFSFRHNRYSHQKRDLGLHDPKICKSYLVGECPYDLFQGTKQSLGKCPQMHLTKHKIQYEREVKQGKTFPEFEREYLAILSRFVNECNGQISVALQNLKHTAEERMKIQQVTEELDVLDVRIGLMGQEIDSLIRADEVSMGMLQSVKLQELISKRKEVAKRVRNITENVGQSAQQKLQVCEVCGAYLSRLDTDRRLADHFLGKIHLGYVKMREDYDRLMKNNRTTNASKTATTLPGRRFV; from the coding sequence ATGTCAACTATGTCAACGCCTGCCGCAGAACAACGCAAACTCGTCGAACAGCTGATGGGCAGGGACTTCAGTTTCCGCCACAACAGGTATTCGCATCAAAAAAGAGACCTCGGACTACACGATCCCAAGATCTGCAAGTCATACCTTGTTGGCGAGTGCCCCTACGACCTGTTTCAGGGCACCAAGCAGAGCCTGGGAAAATGCCCGCAGATGCATCTTACCAAGCATAAAATTCAGTACGAGAGAGAGGTCAAGCAGGGCAAAACGTTTCCCGAATTCGAAAGAGAATATCTGGCCATTCTATCTCGGTTTGTTAATGAGTGTAATGGCCAGATATCCGTAGCACTACAAAATCTAAAACACACCGCTGAGGAACGAATGAAGATTCAGCAGGTTACCGAAGAACTAGATGTCTTGGACGTGCGGATAGGCCTAATGGGACAAGAGATTGATTCTTTAATTCGTGCAGATGAAGTCAGTATGGGTATGCTACAGTCAGTCAAATTACAAGAACTGATTAgtaaaaggaaagaagTTGCAAAACGTGTACGAAACATTACAGAAAACGTGGGCCAGAGCGCCCAGCAAAAGTTACAGGTTTGCGAGGTGTGTGGGGCATACCTATCGCGTTTAGATACAGACAGAAGGCTTGCTGACCACTTCTTGGGGAAGATTCATCTGGGATATGTCAAGATGAGAGAGGATTATGATCGGctaatgaagaataacCGGACAACTAACGCCAGCAAGACAGCTACTACACTACCCGGAAGACGCTTTGTGTAG
- a CDS encoding carboxymethylenebutenolidase (Putative carboxymethylenebutenolidase; the authentic, non-tagged protein is detected in highly purified mitochondria in high-throughput studies; YDL086W is not an essential gene) — MLITETFHDVQTSYGTTLRIYVYSPKIAGYPQAKFPGVILYSEIYQVTGPVRRFGQRIASEGYVVVAPAIYHNFMGPEALPYDVQGTDIGNEYKIKKPLESYDEDNKLCCDLLFQLPQFDGKRIGSTGMCLGGHLAFRALLDKRVTCATCFFPTDIHSRTLGLGQNDNSLERVSKELGNNQEMVLIFGTADTHVDPQGRDLIRKTLRDHGVKFTFLEILAAQHAFIRDEFSKGRFDSAITQSCLGFLFEQFNRKLRIDLGEFVDDNTPLEHVC; from the coding sequence ATGTTGATTACTGAGACCTTTCATGATGTGCAGACATCATACGGCACCACTCTGCGTATATACGTATATTCTCCTAAGATTGCAGGCTATCCACAAGCTAAGTTTCCTGGGGTGATTCTGTACAGTGAAATTTACCAAGTGACGGGTCCGGTTCGTCGTTTTGGTCAAAGAATTGCGTCTGAAGGTTACGTTGTGGTGGCACCTGCCATATACCACAACTTTATGGGCCCTGAAGCGTTGCCCTATGACGTGCAGGGTACCGATATTGGTAACGAGTACAAGATCAAGAAGCCGTTAGAATCATACGATGAGGACAACAAACTGTGTTGCGATCTACTTTTCCAGTTACCCCAATTCGATGGTAAGAGAATTGGTTCCACAGGAATGTGTTTAGGTGGCCATTTGGCTTTTAGAGCGCTCCTGGACAAAAGGGTTACCTGCGCAACCTGCTTCTTCCCTACCGACATCCATTCCAGAACCTTAGGTCTTGGCCAGAACGATAACTCTTTGGAACGTGTTTCGAAGGAGTTGGGTAATAACCAAGAAATGGTTTTGATCTTCGGAACTGCGGACACCCATGTCGACCCGCAAGGCCGCGATCTAATCAGAAAGACCCTCAGAGACCACGGAGTAAAGTTTACGTTCTTGGAAATCCTGGCTGCCCAGCATGCGTTCATCCGTGACGAGTTCAGCAAGGGCAGGTTCGACTCCGCTATCACTCAAAGTTGTCTCGGCTTCTTGTTCGAGCAGTTCAACAGAAAATTGAGAATCGATTTGGGTGAATTTGTCGATGACAATACACCTTTGGAGCACGTTTGTTAA
- a CDS encoding uncharacterized protein (Homolog of modifier of aggregation-4 (MOAG-4) from worm and small EDRK-rich factor protein (SERF1a) from human; highly conserved enhancer of amyloid formation of Abeta40 and alpha-synuclein both in vitro and in vivo; protein displays very high degree of disorder, segment spanning residues 36E-65K has strong helical propensity), giving the protein MARGNQRDLARQKNLKKQKDMAKNQKKSGDPKKRMESDAEILRQKQAAADARREAEKLEKLKAEKTRR; this is encoded by the coding sequence ATGGCTAGAGGTAATCAAAGAGACTTGGCAAGAcaaaaaaacttgaaaaaacaaaaggacATGGCTAAGAACCAGAAAAAGAGTGGTGATCctaagaaaagaatggaGTCAGACGCCGAAATCTTGAGACAAAAGCAGGCCGCCGCAGATGCTAGAAGAGAGGCTGAAAAGCTTGAGAAGTTAAAAGCCGAAAAGACGAGAAGATAA
- the NDE2 gene encoding NADH-ubiquinone reductase (H(+)-translocating) NDE2 (Mitochondrial external NADH dehydrogenase; catalyzes the oxidation of cytosolic NADH; Nde1p and Nde2p are involved in providing the cytosolic NADH to the mitochondrial respiratory chain; NDE2 has a paralog, NDE1, that arose from the whole genome duplication), translating to MLPRLGFARTARSIHRFKMTQISKPFFHSTEVGKPGPQQKLSKSYTAVFKKWFVRGLKLTFYTTLAGTLYVSYELYKESNPPKQVPQSTAFANGLKKKELVILGTGWGAISLLKKLDTSLYNVTVVSPRSFFLFTPLLPSTPVGTIEMKSIVEPVRSIARRTPGEVHYIEAEALDVDPKAKKVMVQSVSEDEYFVSSLSYDYLVVSVGAKTTTFNIPGVYGNANFLKEIEDAQNIRMKLMKTIEQASSFPVNDPERKRLLTFVVVGGGPTGVEFAAELQDYINQDLRKWMPDLSKEMKVILIEALPNILNMFDKTLIKYAEDLFARDEIDLQVNTAVKVVEPTYIRTLQNGQTNTDIEYGMLVWATGNEPIDFSKTLMSRIPEQTNRRGLLINDKLELLGSENSIYAIGDCTAHTGFFPTAQVAHQEGEYLAKILDKKLQIEQLEWDMLNSTDETEVSRLQKEVNLRKSKLDKFNYKHMGALAYIGSETAIADLHMGDSSYQLKGMFAFLFWKSAYLAMCLSIRNRILIAMDWTKVYFLGRDSSV from the coding sequence ATGCTGCCCAGACTTGGTTTTGCGAGGACTGCTAGGTCCATACACCGTTTCAAGATGACCCAGATCTCTAAACCTTTTTTCCATTCCACTGAAGTTGGTAAGCCCGGACCACAGCAGAAGCTATCGAAATCTTACACTGCGGTATTCAAGAAATGGTTTGTCAGAGGTTTAAAGTTAACCTTTTACACGACGTTGGCCGGCACATTGTATGTGTCATACGAGCTGTACAAAGAATCGAACCCACCCAAACAGGTTCCCCAATCGACCGCTTTTGCTAatggtttgaaaaagaaggagCTGGTTATTTTGGGTACAGGCTGGGGCGCCATAtctcttttgaagaaattagaCACGTCTTTGTATAACGTGACCGTGGTGTCGCCAAGaagcttctttttgttcacACCGTTATTACCCTCAACGCCTGTGGGTACGATAGAGATGAAGTCTATTGTCGAACCGGTTAGATCGATCGCTAGAAGAACGCCTGGAGAAGTTCACTACATTGAGGCGGAAGCGTTGGACGTTGATCCAAAGGCCAAAAAAGTAATGGTGCAATCGGTGTCAGAGGACGAATATTTCGTTTCGAGCTTAAGTTACGATTATCTTGTTGTTAGTGTAGGCGCTAAAACCACTACTTTTAACATTCCCGGGGTCTATGGCAATGCTAACTTCTTGAAAGAGATTGAAGATGCTCAAAATATTCGTATGAAGTTAATGAAAACCATAGAACAGGCAAGTTCATTTCCTGTGAACGATCCGGAAAGGAAGCGATTATTAACGTTCGTGGTTGTTGGAGGGGGCCCTACGGGGGTTGAATTTGCCGCCGAACTGCAAGATTACATCAATCAAGATTTGAGGAAGTGGATGCCCGACTTaagtaaagaaatgaaGGTTATCTTAATTGAAGCCCTGCCTAATATCCTAAACATGTTCGATAAGACGTTGATCAAGTATGCCGAGGACCTTTTTGCCAGAGATGAAATTGACTTGCAAGTGAATACTGCCGTGAAAGTCGTAGAGCCAACCTATATACGCACTCTGCAAAACGGCCAAACAAACACGGATATCGAATACGGGATGCTGGTTTGGGCCACGGGAAATGAACCAATcgatttttcaaagacaCTGATGAGTAGAATACCGGAGCAAACTAATAGGCGTGGTCTGTTAATTAATGACAAGTTGGAGCTTCTCGGTTCTGAGAATTCGATTTATGCAATTGGTGATTGTACCGCACACACGGGTTTCTTTCCCACGGCACAAGTTGCACATCAGGAAGGCGAATACTTGGCCAAGATCTTggataaaaaattacagATAGAACAATTGGAATGGGACATGCTCAACAGTACCGATGAAACTGAGGTATCACGTCTACAAAAAGAGGTTAATTTGAGGAAATCTAAGTTGGATAAGTTCAACTACAAGCATATGGGTGCCCTTGCGTACATCGGCTCTGAAACCGCAATTGCAGATTTGCATATGGGCGACTCATCATACCAGTTGAAAGGTATGTTTGCCTTCTTGTTTTGGAAATCCGCTTATTTGGCCATGTGTCTCTCTATCAGGAATAGGATTTTAATTGCCATGGACTGGACCAAAGTTTACTTTCTTGGAAGGGATTCCTCCGTGTAG
- the SUB2 gene encoding ATP-dependent RNA helicase SUB2 (Component of the TREX complex required for nuclear mRNA export; member of the DEAD-box RNA helicase superfamily and is involved in early and late steps of spliceosome assembly; homolog of the human splicing factor hUAP56; relocalizes from nucleus to cytoplasm upon DNA replication stress), with translation MSHEGEEDLLEYSDNEQEIQIDASKAAEAGETGAATSATEGDNNNNTAAGDKKGSYVGIHSTGFKDFLLKPELSRAIIDCGFEHPSEVQQHTIPQSIHGTDVLCQAKSGLGKTAVFVLSTLQQLDPVPGEVAVVVICNARELAYQIRNEYLRFSKYMPDVKTAVFYGGTPISKDAELLKNKDTAPHIVVATPGRLKALVREKYIDLSHVKNFVIDECDKVLEELDMRRDVQEIFRATPRDKQVMMFSATLSQEIRPICRRFLQNPLEIFVDDEAKLTLHGLQQYYIKLEEREKNRKLAQLLDDLEFNQVIIFVKSTTRANELTKLLNASNFPAITVHGHMKQEERIARYKAFKDFEKRICVSTDVFGRGIDIERINLAINYDLTNEADQYLHRVGRAGRFGTKGLAISFVSSKEDEEVLAKIQERFDVKIAEFPEEGIDPSTYLNN, from the coding sequence ATGTCACACGaaggtgaagaagatttattGGAGTACTCCGATAACgaacaagaaattcaaattgATGCCTCTAAGGCCGCTGAAGCTGGAGAAACTGGCGCCGCCACTTCTGCAACTGAAggtgataataataacaacactGCAGCTGGCGACAAGAAAGGTTCCTATGTTGGTATCCATTCCACCGGTTTCAAAGATTTCTTGCTAAAGCCAGAACTATCAAGAGCCATCATTGACTGTGGTTTTGAACATCCTTCTGAGGTCCAGCAACATACCATTCCTCAGTCAATTCATGGTACCGATGTCTTGTGTCAAGCAAAGTCTGGTTTAGGTAAGACAGCTGTCTTTGTCTTATCCACTCTGCAACAATTGGACCCTGTTCCAGGTGAAGTTGCCGTTGTTGTCATTTGTAATGCTAGAGAACTGGCCTATCAAATTCGTAACGAGTATTTGAGATTTTCCAAATATATGCCAGACGTTAAGACAGCAGTCTTTTACGGTGGTACTCCAATTTCTAAGGATGCTGAACTTTTAAAGAATAAAGATACTGCTCCTCACATTGTTGTTGCAACTCCAGGTCGTTTAAAAGCGTTAGTGAGAGAAAAATACATTGATTTGTCACACGTCAAGAACTTTGTCATAGATGAATGTGATAAGGTTTTAGAAGAATTAGACATGAGAAGAGATGTGCAAGAAATTTTCAGAGCTACTCCAAGAGACAAACAAGTCATGATGTTTTCAGCCACACTTTCTCAAGAAATTAGACCAATTTGTAGACGCTTCTTACAGAATCCATTGGAAATTTTCGTCGATGATGAAGCTAAGCTAACCTTGCACGGGTTGCAACAATATTATATCAAATTAGAAGAACGTGAAAAGAACCGTAAATTGGCTCAATTATTAGATGATTTGGAGTTCAATCAAGTCATTATTTTCGTTAAATCTACCACAAGAGCTAATGAGTTGACCAAACTATTAAACGCCTCTAACTTTCCGGCTATCACCGTTCATGGTCATatgaaacaagaagaacGTATTGCTCGTTACAAGgctttcaaagattttgaaaaacgtATTTGCGTGTCCACAGATGTTTTTGGTAGAGGTATCGATATTGAACGTATTAATTTAGCCATCAATTACGATTTGACTAATGAAGCTGACCAATATTTACATCGTGTCGGTAGAGCTGGTAGATTTGGTACTAAGGGTTTGGCTATTTCATTCGTTTCTTCAAAGGAAGATGAGGAAGTCTTGGCTAAGATCCAAGAGCGTTTCGATGTCAAAATCGCTGAATTCCCAGAAGAAGGCATTGATCCGTCCACTTATTTGAATAattaa
- the RPS16B gene encoding 40S ribosomal protein uS9 RPS16B (Protein component of the small (40S) ribosomal subunit; homologous to mammalian ribosomal protein S16 and bacterial S9; RPS16B has a paralog, RPS16A, that arose from the whole genome duplication) translates to MSAVPSVQTFGKKKSATAVAHVKAGKGLIKVNGSPITLVEPEILRFKVYEPLLLVGLDKFSNIDIRVRVTGGGHVSQVYAIRQAIAKGLVAYHQKYVDEQSKNELKKAFTSYDRTLLIADSRRPEPKKFGGKGARSRFQKSYR, encoded by the exons ATGTCTGCCGTCCCAAGTGTCCAA ACTTTTGGTAAGAAGAAATCAGCTACCGCTGTTGCCCACGTCAAGGCCGGTAAGGGTTTGATTAAGGTCAACGGTTCTCCAATCACTTTGGTTGAACCAGAAATCCTAAGATTCAAGGTCTACGAACCATTATTGTTGGTTGGTTTGGACAAGTTCTCCAACATCGATATCAGAGTTAGAGTCACTGGTGGTGGTCATGTTTCTCAAGTCTACGCCATCAGACAAGCTATTGCTAAGGGTTTAGTCGCTTACCACCAAAAGTACGTTGACGAACAATCCAAGAACGAATTGAAGAAGGCCTTCACCTCTTACGACAGAACTTTGTTGATCGCTGATTCTAGAAGACCAGAACCAAAGAAATTCGGTGGTAAGGGTGCTCGTTCTAGATTCCAAAAATCTTACCGttaa
- the RPL13A gene encoding 60S ribosomal protein eL13 RPL13A (Ribosomal 60S subunit protein L13A; not essential for viability; homologous to mammalian ribosomal protein L13, no bacterial homolog; RPL13A has a paralog, RPL13B, that arose from the whole genome duplication): protein MAISKNLPILKNHFRKHWQERVKVHFDQAGKKVSRRNARATRAAKIAPRPLDLLRPVVRAPTVKYNRKVRAGRGFTLAEVKAAGLTAAYARTIGIAVDHRRQNRNQEIFDANVQRLKEYQSKIIVFPRNGKAPEAEQVLSAAATFPIAQPATDVEARAVQDNGESAFRTLRLARSEKKFRGIREKRAREKAEAEAEKKK, encoded by the exons ATGG CCATTTCCAAGAATTTACCAATCTTAAAGAATCATTTCAGAAAGCACTGGCAAGAACGTGTTAAAGTGCACTTCGACCAAGCTGGTAAGAAGGTTTCTAGACGTAATGCTAGAGCTACCAGAGCCGCTAAGATTGCTCCAAGACCTCTAGATCTCTTGAGACCTGTTGTTAGAGCCCCAACTGTTAAGTATAACAGAAAGGTCAGAGCTGGCAGAGGTTTCACCTTGGCTGAAGTTAAGGCCGCTGGTTTGACTGCTGCTTATGCCAGAACTATCGGTATCGCCGTTGACCACAGACGTCAAAACAGAAACCAAGAAATCTTTGATGCTAACGTTCAAAGATTAAAGGAATACCAATCTAAGATTATTGTTTTCCCAAGAAATGGTAAGGCCCCAGAAGCTGAACAAGTTTTGTCTGCTGCTGCTACTTTCCCAATTGCTCAACCAGCTACCGATGTTGAAGCTAGAGCTGTCCAAGACAATGGTGAATCTGCTTTCAGAACCTTGAGATTAGCCAGATCTGAGAAGAAATTCAGAGGTATCAGAGAAAAGAGAGCTAGAGAAAAGGCTGAAGCTGAAgctgaaaagaagaaatag
- the RPP1A gene encoding ribosomal protein P1 RPP1A (Ribosomal stalk protein P1 alpha; involved in the interaction between translational elongation factors and the ribosome; free (non-ribosomal) P1 stimulates the phosphorylation of the eIF2 alpha subunit (Sui2p) by Gcn2p; accumulation of P1 in the cytoplasm is regulated by phosphorylation and interaction with the P2 stalk component), giving the protein MSTESALSYAALILADSEIEISSEKLLTLTNAANVPVENIWADIFAKALDGQNLKDLLVNFSAGAAAPAGVAGGVAGGEAGEAEAEKEEEEAKEESDDDMGFGLFD; this is encoded by the coding sequence atgtCTACTGAATCCGCTTTGTCTTACGCCGCCTTGATTTTGGCTGACTCTGAAATCGAAATCTCTTCTGAAAAGTTGTTGACTTTGACTAACGCTGCCAATGTCCCAGTTGAAAATATCTGGGCTGATATTTTTGCTAAGGCTTTGGACGGCCAAAACTTGAAGGACTTATTGGTCAACTTCAGCGCTGGTGCTGCTGCCCCAGCTGGTGTCGCTGGTGGTGTCGCTGGTGGTGAAGCCGGTGAAGCCGAAgctgaaaaggaagaagaagaagctaaAGAAGAATCCGATGACGACATGGGTTTCGGTTTATTTGATTAG